Within the Halobaculum limi genome, the region TCGCCCTCAACGGTCGTCGTTCGGTACAGCCGGATCGGGTCCGCTCGCGTTCGCTCGACGACGTGTGCGCGGACCGTTCCGTTCGGCGTGACGTATCGACGGTCGAGGTCGTGCGTCAGCGAGCGGTCGGATAGCGCCGACTGGTGGGTCGCGAGGAGCGTCTGGAGGTCGACGCGGGCTTCGGAGACGCCCGGCGGGAGGTCGCTGGCATCGGGCGTCGGCGACGCCGTTGGCGTCTCCGCGAGCGCGGGATTGACCGTCCGTGGCTCGCCACCGGGGGCACCTCCGCTACACCCCGCGACGACGAGACACAGACACGCGAGCACCGCGAGCCGCGGGTGCATACGACGCTGTATGTGGAGGTGACGGATAACGAATCTGGTGGGACTGGCGGTGTCGGCGGCGACGTGTCCCTTCCAGTGCGGGACTGCTCAGGATTCGCCGGTCGCGTTCGCCAGCGTGTCGGCTACCCACGCGGGCCGCGGGACGGTCGTGTTCGAGACGTTCGACAGGCCGAACCGGACGGTCACCGTCGCTGGCTCCCGGTCGGGACCGTAGCGGTCGTTGTGGTACTGGACCGTCGCGGCGCGGACGACGCCCGCGTCTGTCGCCAGCACACGAATCGAGACGTTCTCGATGTTCGGATTGCTCGTGGCGTCGTCGGCCGCTCGGAGGACGTGTAGCGAGTCACCCTCGACGACGGTCCCACCGGCGTATTCGAGGTCGAACCGCACGAGTGCCGATACGAGGAGGTCTCTCCCCGACGGATCGACGGCGATAGACCGCGGAAGCGACTCCGACTGCACGCTCGTCTCGGCGCTGCCGTTCGTCAACTGCTGGCGGACGACCGTGACCGAGTCGTTGCGCCAGTACGAGCGGTTCACCGACTGGTTCCGGAGAAGCCGGAAGGGCCACGTCGTCGCTCGAATCTCGACGTACTGTTGGTCGCGGTCGGACCACGTCGTGACGGTCGGATCGTGCGCGAGCGTGCCGTTGTCGTAGACGACGACTGTGCTCCTCCGGACGGTCACCGAACGATTCGCGAGAGCGTTCTGGTGGGCGGCGGCCAGCGTCGTCACCGAGACGTCGGAGTCGGTGACGCCGGGTGGCCCGTCCCAGCGTTCGGGCGTCGGGGAGGTGGTCGGCGTCTCCCCGAGCGCGGGATTCACTGTTCGAGTGTCGTCGCTCGTCGGACTCACCGCGCCGCCGCATCCGGCGAGGACGACGCACAGACAGACCAGCAGGACACGTGGAGGGCGCATCGAGCGAGGCTACCGAGCGAGCACACCTAATCGTTAGGCCGCGACGGCCGTCCTTAGCCGTCCTCCGGTTCCAACGTCACCTTCGTCAGCGTTCGGTCGAGGTAGCACACCTCGTGTGGCGGGTCGCCGTGGACCTCGGCGATACGGTACTCTTCGTCGAAGTCTGCACCGAGTGGCTCACACAGTTCGTGACTCGGACAGTCGACGTGGGGGCACGGGCCTTCCAGTTTCGCCCGCGACCCCGCGTACGCGCCCCGGGATGCGACGTTTGCGGTGATGGGTGCGGGTTCGACCTCGACGGCGCGGACGCTCCCGTCGGCGTGGACCGCACAGTCCAGGCGTTGGGTGCCGTCGCGAACGTCGGTCACCCGGTAGCGGTTCCCCTCGGTGAGATTGAGACACTGCGTGCGATACGGACAGCCAGCACACGCACTCGCTTCCCCCTGAAAGACGAACTCGGTCCCCTCCTCCGCGAGACGTGTCCCGATGAGTGTGACTGTAGGCATAGGTGTCGCTTCCTCGGGAGCGGTGTTAACGGCGTCGGCGACCGTGGTTCACTCGCCTTCGTAGTCGCCGCCGTACTTGAGGAAGAAGTACACGAACGCGACGATGGCCGCGAACGTCGTCGCCGTGGCGACGCCGAGGGTGAGTGCGCTCTCGGGCACACTGGGCCCAGCGGGCGTCTCGGCTTGCCCCTGCGCCTCCGACGACACCGTGAGCGACGCGACCATCCCGACCGTCTCGTGCGGGACACAGAAGTACTCGTACTCGCCTTCCGTCTCGAACGTGTAACTGTACGACTCGCCGCCAGGGATGTCTCCCTCCGGGTACTCCTGTCTGGCGGACTGTTCGTCGGAGAAGTCACCGGACGCGAAGTACGTCGCTCCCTCGGGAATCTGGTCCGCGTACGCCGTCACCGAGTGACCGATTTCGCCGACGTTCTCCCAGACCACTGTCGTTCCCGGAGTGATAGTCACGGCGTCCGGTTCGAACACGAGTTCGTCCGTCATATCGATGACCTGCTCTCCCCCACCAGTCTCGGTCCCCGTCTCCTGTCCGGTTGCCCGACCTGCAGCAACCGCCGCTCCGGTCGTCGCTGCCGTTCCGCGGATAAACGTTCGTCGCGAGAGGGGACGTTCTGTGGTCGATGTCATCCTCTTGATCATTCGTGTCAGAGAGGATAGTGGTTTCCATCAGGCCGATTCCATCCGACTGTGGCGGACGGCCCGTTCCGACAGAAGTTACTCCGCGCGGATCAGGCGGTCGAGTTCGTCGAGGTACTCCTCACGCGGGACCTGATAGGCGTCGCGGTAGTCGATGTCGCCGGCGTCGAACGCCGCCGCGACGCGGTGAACCTCCTTGACGGCGGCGGCCCGGTCGTCGAACGTGCGGGCGGTCACCTCGACTTCCGGTTCGAGAAACAGCGTGACGTGCCAGTCGTCGGTCTGTCGTTGTCCCGCGCCGGGTCGGGCGCGGCGTGACCCGTTCGTGAGGTACAGCGTCGGCAGACACGGCGGCGGGAACTGCCCGCCGTCGAACACGTCCGGGCGATAGACGACGATGGCACGACCGTCCGTCTCCTCAGTCCAGACGCGCCACCCGTCCGCCAACGTCGACTCGGCGATGGACGTACCTTCACTGTCTTCTACGGTCGGGTCGGCATCGTCGTCGCCGGTGTCGGTCATACTCTCGATTGGACGGGCGACGGCTTAGACGCCACGCTCGCCGCCCGTCTACACTACCCTCGCGTACACGACCGAAAGGACACGTTGCCGACGAATCCAGTGAAACTACCGCGCGAGGGAGCGCTGATAGTGTGTGTGAACCGGCGACAGGGTTATACGTGTTAACAACTACCATAACATATAGTCTCGGTCCGACCACGGGACGGAGGCAACGACCCCCACCGATCGCCCTCACGACGAGTTCTGTTGGAGACGAGCAACCGCCGGTCCCCCGCGGTCGAGTGGTATGATAAGACATAGCGATCCAGCGGCACTTGGGTCGGTAGTCCCCGGCGGGGCGGGCGTCGGGGGCGAAGCCTGGGTGCCCGCGGCGCGGGATCGTGCGTGGTCGTCCCCGCACACGTGGCCCCACACATGAGTGACCAGACCGACAACGCGGACGGAACCGCACCAGGGGAGGTAGCGAGTACACACACGCTGGAGGAACTCAGTAACGAGTACAAGCGCTCGGTCCCAGCAGACCTCCGAGAGGCCAAGTCGTTCGACTGGTATCTCGCAGAGGTGGTGGCCGACCCCCGAATCGCACGCAACGCCCACCAACGCGTCGCCGATATGTTCGACCACTACGGGACGCGCTACGACACCGACGCCGGCGTCGTCGAGTACCTTCTCGCCTCCGAGGACCCACTCCACGACGGCGAGAACACCTTCTACGGACGAGAGGTGCACGAGTCGATCCACGAGTTCGTCAACAAGGTGAAATCCGGTGCTCGCGGTCTCGGCCCCGAGAAACGGATCAAACTGCTCCTCGGTCCGGTCGGGTCGGGGAAGAGCCACTTCGACTGGCTCGTGCGCCGGTACTTCGAGGACTACACCCGCACCGACGACGGCCGGATGTACACCTTCCGGTGGACCGACCTCTGCTCGGTCATCGAGGATCAAGACCCCGCAGACGACACCGTTCGCTCGTCGATGAACCAGGATCCGCTGGTCTTGGTCCCGCAGGAGCAACGCGACGAGGTGATCGCACAGATGAACGAGCGTCTCGACGCGCCGTACACCATCCGCAACGAGCAGAGCCTCGACCCCGCCTCGGGCTTCTACATGGACGAACTCCTCGCACACTACGAGGACGACCTCCAAGCGGTCTTGGAGAACCACATCGAGATCATCCGCCTCGTCGCCGACGAGAACCAGCGCCGCTGTATCGAGACGTTCGAGCCGAAAGACAAGAAAAACCAAGACGAGACGGAGTTGACCGGCGACGTCAACTACTCGAAACTCGCCGTGTACGGCGAGAACGACCCGCGAGCGTTCGACTACGCCGGCGCGTTCTGTAACGCCAACCGCGGCATCTTCTCGGGCGAGGAGTTGCTGAAACTCCAGCGGGAGTTCCTCTACGACTTCCTGCACGCCTCCCAAGAGCAGACGATCAAGCCGCGCAACAACCCGCGGATCGACATCGACCAGGTGATCGTCGGCCGGACGAATATGCCCGAGTACCGCGACAAGAAGGGCGACGAGAAGATGGAAGCGTTCAACGACCGCACGAAGCGGATCGACTACCCGTACGTCCTCGAGTACGCACAGGAAGCGGAGATCTACCGGAAGATGCTCCGCAACGCCGACGTCCCCGATATCCACATCGAACCGCACGCGATGGAGATGGCGGGGCTGTTCGGCGTGCTCACCCGGATCGAAGAGCCGACCGACGAGTCCGTCTCGTTGCTCCAGAAGGCGAAGGCGTACAACGGCGAGGTCGACGAGACCGACGAGATCGACGAGCGCAAACTCCGCGAGAACGGCGACCAGGTCGCCGACATCGCAGAAGGGATGGAGGGCGTCTCCGCCCGCTTCATCGGCGACGAGATCGCCGAGGCGATTATGGACTCCCGCCACCGCGGCCGAGACTACCTTTCGCCGCTGGCGGTGTTCAAACACTTCGAGAACAACCTCGAGAACCACGGGTCGATCCCGGAGGAGAAACTCGACACGTACCACCGCTACCTCGAACTCGTGCGCGAGGAGTACAAAGAGCGAGCCATCGAGGACGTCCGCCACGCGCTGGCGTACGACATCGACGAAATCCGTCGTCAGGGCGAGAAGTACATGGATCACGTGATGGCGTACATCGACGACACGACCGTCGAGGACGACCTCACGGGTCGCGAGCAGGAACCCGACGAGACGTTCCTGCGGTCGGTTGAAGAGAAACTCGAGGTGCCAAGCGACCGCAAGGACGACTTCCGCCAGGAGGTCGCCAACTGGGTGACGCGTCGCGCCCGCGAGGGGTCGAGTTTCGACCCGCAGGACAACGAGCGCCTCCGCCGTGCCCTCGAACGCAAACTGTGGGAGGACAAGAAGCACAACATCAACTTCTCGGCGTTGGTGTCGGCGGGCGAACTCGACGACGACGAGCGGTCGGCGTGGGTCGACGCCCTGACCGAACAGGGCTACTCCGAGGACGGGGCCCGAGAGGTACTGGAGTTCGCTGGCGCGGAGGTCGCCAAGAGCGAACTCGAGGACTGAGATGACCGACTACCTCGCGCGTGCCGACGAGGCGCTGGAAGGGGCGTACGAGCCGCCGCGCTCGCTCGGCGAGTTCGTCGAGTTGGCGTTCGAGCGACCCATCGTCGCCGCGCACGCCGCCAAGTACCTCCTCGCGGCCATCGAGTCGATGGGCACCCGAACCGTCGTCGAGGAAGGGACCGAACGCGAACGCTACCGCTTCTTCGACGACCCGAACAACGACGGTGAACACGCCGTCCTCGGTAACACGGGCGTGCTCAACGCGTTCGTCGACGACCTCCGAACCGTCGCCGCCGGTCGGGGGAAAGAAGAGAAAATCCACTGGTTCGACGGACCGACTGCGACCGGGAAGTCCGAACTCAAGCGCTGTCTCATCAACGGTCTCAACGCCTACTCCAAGACGGAGGCGGGCCGTCGATACACCGTCGAGTGGAACATCGCCGCCCGTGATGACGACCGAAGCCTGAGTTACGCGACCGGCGACGACGCGGACGACGACTGGTACGAGTCGCCCGTGCAGGCGAACCCGCTGGCGGTGTTCCCCGACGAAGTGCGCCGCGACCTCGTCGCCGCTCTCAACGCCGAACACAACGATCACATCCCTATCCGGGTCGACACGGATCTGGACCCGTTCAGCCGCGAGGCGTTCGACGCCCTCGAAGAGCGGTACCGCCGTGCGGGTCGCCGGGATCTGTTCTCGGCGACGACCGACCGCAAACACCTCCGGGTGAAGAACTACGTCGTCGACGTGGGCAGGGGAATCGGCGTCCTCCACGCCGAAGACGACGGCAGTCCGAAGGAGCGACTCGTCGGGTCGTGGATGCCGGGGATGCTCCGGGAACTCAACTCTCGCGGGCGGAAAGACCCTCGCGCGTTCAGTTACGACGGCGTTCTCTCACAGGGGAACGGCCTCCTCACCGTCGTCGAGGACGCCAGCCAACACGCCGACCTCCTCCGGAAACTGCTGAACGTCCCCGACGAGAAGCGGGTCAAACTCGACAAGGGCATCGGGATGGACTTGGACACCCAGTTGGTCGTCATCTCCAACCCCGACTTGGAGGCGGAGTTAGAGCAGTTCGCCGACCGCAACGACCGCGACCCGCTGAAGGCGCTCAAGCGCCGACTCGACCGCCACGAGTTCCGCTACCTCACCAGCGTCTCGCTGGAGACGGAACTCATCCACCGCGAGTTGACCGACGAGACCGCCGTCTGGGCGAACGCCGTCGACCAGACGGACCCGGTACAGGCACACGAACAACTCCGTGAGCGGATGGCGCGGCCGCTGACCGTCCAGATGCGCGACGATCGCGGGACCATTCGTGATCGGGAACTCGCGCCGCACGCACTCGAGGCGGCCGCGACGTACGCCGTCGTCAGTCGCCTCGACACCGAAGACCTGCCCACGTCGGTCGGCCTCATCGACAAGGCGCTATTGTTCGACCGCGGGTCGATCCGCGAGGGCAACGACCGAGTCGACGCCGACGACTTCGAGTTCGACGGCGACGACGGCAAACACGGCATCCCAGTGACGTACACGCGCGACGTCATCGCGGACCTTCTCCACGGCGAGACCGACCGCGCTCACCCCGAGTTACCCGTCGAGGACGTCCTCACGCCCGAGGACGTGTTGCACGCGATGGCCGAGGGACTGGCAGACGCGCCGGTGTTCTCACGGGCGGAGATTGCCGAGTACGAGACGCGCCTCGCGACCGTGAAAGACCACGTGTTCGAACTACAGGAGGCGGACGTCCTCGACGCCGTCCTCGCGGACAAGGGCGTCGCCGAGGAGACCGTCGAGGAGTACGTCGAACACGTGTTCGCGTGGGACGGCGACACGCAGATCCAGACGGACCGTGGTGAGATCGACGCCGACCCGCTCTTGATGAAGGTGTTCGAGACGGAGCACCTCGGGCGGTTCGACGACGACGACTACGCAGGCAACGAGCCATCCGCGGACGTCGAGGCGTTCCGACGCGAGACGGTGATCACCGCGCTGAATCGCTACGCGTGGGAGAACCGCGACGACGACTTCGCAATCGCCGACGTCGACCTGTCGGCGGTTCCCGTCATTCGGGCGGTGCTAGAGGCGCACTCGTGGGAGGACGTCCACCGCATCTACGACGACTTGGATCCCAGCCAGTGGGACGACCCACCGGCGAACACCGAGACCGCGCGGGTGAAAGCGCGGACCATCGAGCACATGACCACCGAACAGGGCTACAGCGAGGCGTCGGCCGAACTGGCGAGCAGACACGTGATGCGCGAGGTGAAAGGCCGATGGGACTGAGAGAAGACCTCGAACGGTTCCGTGAGATCGGCGACCAGCGACGGCCCGACCTCGCGGAGTTCATCCGCGAGGGTGACCTCTCTGGTTCCTCGCGCAACCAAGTTCGGATCCCGGTGAAACTGGTCGACCTCCCCTCCTTCGAGTACGACCAGCGAGAGATGGGCGGCGTCGGACAGGGACAGGGCGGCACGCCCCAACCCGGTCAGCCAGTCGACGTGCCGGGCGACCCCGGCGACGCCGACGGTGAGGGCGACGAGGACGGCGACCCCGGCGAGGAGGGCGGCGAACACGGCTACTACGAGATGGACCCCGCGGAGTTCGCACAGGAACTCGACGAGGAACTCGGCTTGGACCTCGAACCGAAGGGGAAACGCGTCGTCGAGGAGGTGGAGGGCGACTTCACCGAACTCACTCGCGCCGGGCCAAACTCCACGCTGGACTTCGAGCAACTGTTCAAGCGCGGCCTCAAGCGAAAACTCGCGACCGACTTCGACGAGGCGTACGTCCGCGAGGCCTGTCGTGTCGAGGGCGCGAGCGCCCGCGACGTGTTCGAGTTCTGCCGCGCAGAGAACGTCCTCGTCTCGCTCGCGTGGATCCGCGAGACGATGAACGACCTCGAGGCGGACGGGGAGTCACTCGATGAGTATCCCGACTTCGAGGCGTTCGCCGCCGAGAACGAACGCGAGAGCGCCCTCACGCGCATCCGCCGTGACGGTCTCCAGAGCGTCCCGTTCCGCCGCGAGGACGAGCGCTACCGCCAACCAGAGATCATCGAGAAGCGACAGAAGAACGTCGTCGTCGTCAACATCCGCGACGTGAGCGGGTCGATGCGCAAGACGAAGCGCGAACTCGTCGAGCGCACGTTCACACCCTTGGACTGGTATCTCACCGGGAAGTACGACGAGGCGGAGTTCCGCTATATCGCCCACGACGCCGAGGCGTGGGAGGTCGAACGCGGAGAGTTCTTCGGCATCCGCTCTGGTGGCGGCACGCGCATCTCCAGCGCGTACGAACTCGCCGCCGAGATACTGGAGGAGTACCCGTGGAGCGAGTGGAACCGCTACGTGTTCGCCGCGGGCGACTCGGAGAACTCCAGCAACGACACCGTCGAGAACGTCGTGCCGATGATGCGCGACATTCCCGCGAACCTCCACGCGTACGTGGAGACGCAACCCGGCGGCAACACGATCAACGCGACACACGCCGAGGAGGTGGAGCGCGAACTGGCGGACATGGACAACGTCGTCGTCACCCGGCTATCCGGCCCCGACGACGTCACCGACGCGATTCGCGACATCCTCTCGACGGAGGGCAACGCATGATACACGACGACCGAATCACGACCAGACGCGTCGCCACGGAGTTGGAAGAACCGGTCGCTCGCGCCCGCGAGTTGGCGCACAAACTGGGCCTCCAGCCGTACCCGGTGAACTACTGGGTGGTGACGCACGAGGAAATGAACCAACTCATCGCCTACGACGGGTTCCAGACGCGGTACCCGCACTGGCGGTGGGGGATGAAGTACGACCGCCAACGCAAGCAGGACACCTTCGGGATGGGCAAGGCGTTCGAAATCGTCAACAACGACAACCCCTGCCACGCCTTCCTCCAGGAGTCGAACACGCTGGCCGACCAGAAGGCGGTCATCACCCACGTCGAGGCGCACGCCGACTTCTTCCGCAACAACGAGTGGTTCGGTCGGTTCGCGGGCGACCGTGAGGACCCCGACGCCGCGGCGATGCTGGAGCGACACGCCGCCACCATCGCGAACTACATCGACGACCCCGAGGTGGACCGGGGCGACGTGGAACGCCTCATCGACGCCGTCCTCTGTGTCGAGGACGCCATCGACCAGTACCGGGCGCTCGCCGCCGAGCGTGGCGGCGAAGACCCTGAGGAGACCCTGATCGACATCGAGGAGCGCCTCGACCGCCTCGGCCTCTCTCCGGAGGTGCGCGACCAGGTGTTCGACCAAGCGTGGATTGACGACCAGCGGGCGACCGAGCACCTGCCGGAGCCACGCCCGGACGTCCTCGCGTACCTCCGCGAACACGGTAAGCGGTTCGACGAGGAGGAGGGGAAAGCCGTCGACCGCGAACCGTGGATGGACGAGGTAATCGAGTTACTGCGGAGAGAGGCGTACTACTTCGCCCCACAGCGCCTGACGAAGGTGATGAACGAGGGGTGGGCGAGTTACTGGGAGTCGCTGATGATGGGCGACGAGCGGTTCGCCGGCGACGACGAGTTCGTCACCTACGCCGACCACATGAGCCGCGTCCTCGCGTCGCCGGGACTCAACCCCTACGCGCTGGGGCTCGCCATCTGGCAGTACGTCGAGAACACCGCCAACCGTCGCGAGGTGGTCGACAAACTCCTGCGCGTCGAGGGCGTCACGTGGCGGAACTTCCACGACACGGTCGACTTCGACGTGGTTGCCGACGTGTTAGAGCCAGACCCG harbors:
- a CDS encoding SpoVR family protein encodes the protein MIHDDRITTRRVATELEEPVARARELAHKLGLQPYPVNYWVVTHEEMNQLIAYDGFQTRYPHWRWGMKYDRQRKQDTFGMGKAFEIVNNDNPCHAFLQESNTLADQKAVITHVEAHADFFRNNEWFGRFAGDREDPDAAAMLERHAATIANYIDDPEVDRGDVERLIDAVLCVEDAIDQYRALAAERGGEDPEETLIDIEERLDRLGLSPEVRDQVFDQAWIDDQRATEHLPEPRPDVLAYLREHGKRFDEEEGKAVDREPWMDEVIELLRREAYYFAPQRLTKVMNEGWASYWESLMMGDERFAGDDEFVTYADHMSRVLASPGLNPYALGLAIWQYVENTANRREVVDKLLRVEGVTWRNFHDTVDFDVVADVLEPDPAIAGLTSETLDDLDPDDPRVDAEALERAREGDLDADAYPWAVLTYEGLCERHFSLAKPANRGFCSRVGRSELERLARYMFDDEVYSDVESALADVDYGAGWDRMREVRESHNDVTFIDEFLTQEFVVEGNYFTYEYSHGTGGYRVASVDPDDVKKKLLLRFTNFGKPTIAVYDGNYDNRGELLLGHRYNGVALDIPQATKTLERVFELWGRPVNLATIVTEYDDHELEVARRRGREPTGEEVAIRLRYDGEEVERHALEQELAEQIAADDIDYDTKPEEWLA
- a CDS encoding PrkA family serine protein kinase, with the protein product MTDYLARADEALEGAYEPPRSLGEFVELAFERPIVAAHAAKYLLAAIESMGTRTVVEEGTERERYRFFDDPNNDGEHAVLGNTGVLNAFVDDLRTVAAGRGKEEKIHWFDGPTATGKSELKRCLINGLNAYSKTEAGRRYTVEWNIAARDDDRSLSYATGDDADDDWYESPVQANPLAVFPDEVRRDLVAALNAEHNDHIPIRVDTDLDPFSREAFDALEERYRRAGRRDLFSATTDRKHLRVKNYVVDVGRGIGVLHAEDDGSPKERLVGSWMPGMLRELNSRGRKDPRAFSYDGVLSQGNGLLTVVEDASQHADLLRKLLNVPDEKRVKLDKGIGMDLDTQLVVISNPDLEAELEQFADRNDRDPLKALKRRLDRHEFRYLTSVSLETELIHRELTDETAVWANAVDQTDPVQAHEQLRERMARPLTVQMRDDRGTIRDRELAPHALEAAATYAVVSRLDTEDLPTSVGLIDKALLFDRGSIREGNDRVDADDFEFDGDDGKHGIPVTYTRDVIADLLHGETDRAHPELPVEDVLTPEDVLHAMAEGLADAPVFSRAEIAEYETRLATVKDHVFELQEADVLDAVLADKGVAEETVEEYVEHVFAWDGDTQIQTDRGEIDADPLLMKVFETEHLGRFDDDDYAGNEPSADVEAFRRETVITALNRYAWENRDDDFAIADVDLSAVPVIRAVLEAHSWEDVHRIYDDLDPSQWDDPPANTETARVKARTIEHMTTEQGYSEASAELASRHVMREVKGRWD
- a CDS encoding YeaH/YhbH family protein; protein product: MGLREDLERFREIGDQRRPDLAEFIREGDLSGSSRNQVRIPVKLVDLPSFEYDQREMGGVGQGQGGTPQPGQPVDVPGDPGDADGEGDEDGDPGEEGGEHGYYEMDPAEFAQELDEELGLDLEPKGKRVVEEVEGDFTELTRAGPNSTLDFEQLFKRGLKRKLATDFDEAYVREACRVEGASARDVFEFCRAENVLVSLAWIRETMNDLEADGESLDEYPDFEAFAAENERESALTRIRRDGLQSVPFRREDERYRQPEIIEKRQKNVVVVNIRDVSGSMRKTKRELVERTFTPLDWYLTGKYDEAEFRYIAHDAEAWEVERGEFFGIRSGGGTRISSAYELAAEILEEYPWSEWNRYVFAAGDSENSSNDTVENVVPMMRDIPANLHAYVETQPGGNTINATHAEEVERELADMDNVVVTRLSGPDDVTDAIRDILSTEGNA
- a CDS encoding plastocyanin/azurin family copper-binding protein — translated: MTSTTERPLSRRTFIRGTAATTGAAVAAGRATGQETGTETGGGEQVIDMTDELVFEPDAVTITPGTTVVWENVGEIGHSVTAYADQIPEGATYFASGDFSDEQSARQEYPEGDIPGGESYSYTFETEGEYEYFCVPHETVGMVASLTVSSEAQGQAETPAGPSVPESALTLGVATATTFAAIVAFVYFFLKYGGDYEGE
- a CDS encoding PrkA family serine protein kinase; protein product: MSDQTDNADGTAPGEVASTHTLEELSNEYKRSVPADLREAKSFDWYLAEVVADPRIARNAHQRVADMFDHYGTRYDTDAGVVEYLLASEDPLHDGENTFYGREVHESIHEFVNKVKSGARGLGPEKRIKLLLGPVGSGKSHFDWLVRRYFEDYTRTDDGRMYTFRWTDLCSVIEDQDPADDTVRSSMNQDPLVLVPQEQRDEVIAQMNERLDAPYTIRNEQSLDPASGFYMDELLAHYEDDLQAVLENHIEIIRLVADENQRRCIETFEPKDKKNQDETELTGDVNYSKLAVYGENDPRAFDYAGAFCNANRGIFSGEELLKLQREFLYDFLHASQEQTIKPRNNPRIDIDQVIVGRTNMPEYRDKKGDEKMEAFNDRTKRIDYPYVLEYAQEAEIYRKMLRNADVPDIHIEPHAMEMAGLFGVLTRIEEPTDESVSLLQKAKAYNGEVDETDEIDERKLRENGDQVADIAEGMEGVSARFIGDEIAEAIMDSRHRGRDYLSPLAVFKHFENNLENHGSIPEEKLDTYHRYLELVREEYKERAIEDVRHALAYDIDEIRRQGEKYMDHVMAYIDDTTVEDDLTGREQEPDETFLRSVEEKLEVPSDRKDDFRQEVANWVTRRAREGSSFDPQDNERLRRALERKLWEDKKHNINFSALVSAGELDDDERSAWVDALTEQGYSEDGAREVLEFAGAEVAKSELED
- a CDS encoding DUF5820 family protein; its protein translation is MTDTGDDDADPTVEDSEGTSIAESTLADGWRVWTEETDGRAIVVYRPDVFDGGQFPPPCLPTLYLTNGSRRARPGAGQRQTDDWHVTLFLEPEVEVTARTFDDRAAAVKEVHRVAAAFDAGDIDYRDAYQVPREEYLDELDRLIRAE
- a CDS encoding UPF0179 family protein → MPTVTLIGTRLAEEGTEFVFQGEASACAGCPYRTQCLNLTEGNRYRVTDVRDGTQRLDCAVHADGSVRAVEVEPAPITANVASRGAYAGSRAKLEGPCPHVDCPSHELCEPLGADFDEEYRIAEVHGDPPHEVCYLDRTLTKVTLEPEDG